Proteins found in one Cobetia sp. L2A1 genomic segment:
- the mscK gene encoding mechanosensitive channel MscK codes for MLQTQPTMQALRALGMPYQSDGVVEEMDVIGNNPLRLSALAGVLLLMVIGSMPLLASADAPKHDAVQSQLEDLQSVQSPDADTRQRIADLKETLNVLDDLTEATSNLKSLQDELKSAPSDLVAGQAELVSLPSDDTGTLDTDVLQQESVEALDKRMSNTLSTLQDLQDKLATANRLLINAQSLPERSRSTLADAQQQVQRLQTQLAGNGDETLSGTASDLLEARLQLAETRAALSHAELNGSSQLRELAQVRKSLYSRRISGLEKDLTLVQGLVNDKRRDQSEQTIADATSGENAALASDPIFQQVLDRNRELSSQLLAITDRVNAVIRDGLEVRTQLDRVTQVERTMSEQIEAIKGSVLLARILREQQSRLPKVDVRQDLKEEIADLRLKQFELNKVREQLADIPQYLKTQVLSETAALERPGGNSDNGEISDALRQALTRQLEARKELVDNLDKEYDNLLARAIDLQLNQQQLLEVSGRLRQTIEEQLFWVANGKPLGLDWLTRTPEMLSEELKPTVWRAVMAGLSKGFQLNDLWIGLPGLLLLIFITWKRSRIRARLADLHAQIGRLKQDTQLHTPRAILLNVLLAIPGALALALVGSVLSLGEGIMLWALGQALLKLSLAWGIFGIFRRLLVRDGVAERHFQWPALYVAELRRQLWWIGCALLPVILITNIIAEADLNLLERPLGLLILFVGLVAMSLFLSRLILAHVPFFGLKLFRLALGLALAMVPVALGVLICLGYEYTALRLSGRFITTLYLFGAWILVEATVVRGLAVAARRLAYRRAIARRRAQVQEGAEGGVEVVEEPPLDMEQVNSQSLRLSKLILVISFLFIFYVVWADLLNVLSYLDSVVVWDIAASVEGDPATPISLADLIAAMVTLAVAVMMARNLPGLLEVSILSRLELKQGSSYAITSLLSYVIMATGFVMTLGSMGVSWDKLQWLVAALGVGLGFGLQEIFANFISGLIILFERPVRIGDTITVGNLHGTINRIRIRATTVTDFDRKEIIIPNKVFVTDQLINWSLSDNVTRVVLNFGVAHGSDLDLAHRLLLQAAQENKRVLKDPEPLVFCLTYNKDNFGFELRIYVNDLTDRLYATDEINRLVDARFREHGIKVAFQQMDVWLHRQDGTERLVEQRDMLPQMQRPASGSPESSEHLEGGALIARRKPTNDALAGREDAGLRESTPDAEDGGDGGGGDAGGR; via the coding sequence GTGCTGCAGACGCAGCCGACAATGCAGGCACTGCGGGCCTTAGGGATGCCGTATCAGAGCGATGGCGTGGTTGAGGAGATGGATGTGATAGGCAATAACCCCTTGAGATTGTCAGCGCTGGCCGGTGTGCTGCTGTTGATGGTGATCGGCAGCATGCCCCTGCTGGCGAGCGCAGATGCGCCCAAGCACGATGCTGTGCAGAGTCAGCTGGAAGACTTGCAGAGCGTCCAGAGTCCTGATGCCGATACGCGTCAGAGGATTGCAGATCTCAAGGAAACGCTGAACGTGCTGGATGACCTCACCGAGGCCACCAGCAATCTGAAAAGCTTGCAGGATGAACTCAAGTCAGCGCCGTCTGATCTCGTCGCCGGGCAGGCCGAACTGGTCAGTCTTCCCAGCGACGATACCGGCACGCTCGATACCGATGTACTACAGCAGGAATCGGTGGAGGCGCTGGACAAGCGCATGAGCAACACGCTCAGCACCCTGCAAGATCTGCAGGACAAGCTGGCGACGGCCAATCGCCTTCTCATCAATGCCCAGAGTCTGCCAGAGCGATCTCGCTCCACGCTCGCCGATGCTCAACAGCAGGTGCAGCGCCTGCAAACCCAGCTGGCGGGCAATGGTGATGAGACGCTGAGCGGCACGGCCAGCGATTTGCTTGAAGCACGCCTTCAGCTGGCGGAGACCCGCGCTGCGCTGAGCCATGCCGAACTCAATGGCAGCTCTCAGCTGCGCGAGCTGGCACAGGTGCGCAAGTCGCTTTACAGCCGCCGTATCTCAGGGCTGGAGAAGGACCTGACCCTGGTGCAAGGCCTGGTCAATGACAAGCGTCGTGATCAGTCCGAGCAGACTATCGCCGATGCTACCAGCGGCGAGAACGCCGCGCTGGCAAGCGACCCCATCTTTCAGCAGGTGCTTGACCGCAATCGCGAGCTGAGCAGCCAGCTGCTGGCGATCACGGATCGCGTGAATGCGGTGATTCGCGATGGCCTGGAAGTGCGAACCCAGCTGGACCGCGTGACCCAGGTCGAGCGCACCATGAGCGAGCAGATCGAAGCCATCAAGGGGAGCGTGTTGCTGGCGCGTATCCTGCGTGAGCAGCAGAGTCGTCTGCCCAAGGTGGATGTTCGTCAAGACTTGAAGGAAGAGATCGCGGATCTGCGTCTCAAGCAGTTCGAGCTCAACAAAGTGCGTGAACAGCTCGCTGACATTCCCCAATACCTGAAAACCCAGGTCTTGAGCGAAACGGCCGCCCTGGAACGTCCTGGTGGCAATAGTGACAACGGTGAGATCAGTGATGCGCTGCGTCAGGCACTGACGCGTCAGCTGGAGGCACGCAAGGAACTGGTCGACAACCTCGACAAGGAATATGACAACCTGCTGGCACGGGCCATCGACCTGCAGCTCAATCAGCAACAACTCCTGGAAGTGTCAGGACGACTGCGCCAGACCATCGAGGAGCAGTTGTTCTGGGTGGCCAATGGCAAGCCGCTGGGTCTGGATTGGTTGACGCGCACACCGGAGATGCTCAGTGAAGAGCTCAAGCCAACGGTGTGGCGTGCCGTCATGGCCGGGCTGTCCAAGGGCTTCCAGCTCAATGATCTCTGGATCGGTCTGCCGGGCCTGTTGCTGTTGATCTTCATCACCTGGAAGCGTTCACGCATTCGGGCGCGTCTGGCGGATCTGCACGCGCAGATCGGGCGTCTCAAACAGGACACACAGCTGCACACGCCACGCGCCATCCTGCTCAACGTCCTGCTGGCGATCCCCGGAGCATTGGCCCTGGCGCTGGTCGGCAGCGTGTTGTCGCTGGGCGAGGGCATCATGCTGTGGGCGCTGGGACAGGCCTTGCTCAAGTTGTCACTGGCATGGGGCATCTTTGGTATCTTCCGCCGCTTGCTGGTCAGAGATGGTGTGGCGGAGCGCCACTTCCAGTGGCCTGCACTCTATGTGGCTGAGCTGCGCCGCCAGCTATGGTGGATCGGATGCGCGCTGTTGCCGGTCATCCTGATCACCAACATCATCGCCGAGGCGGATCTCAACCTGCTTGAGCGCCCGCTGGGGCTGTTGATCCTGTTCGTGGGACTGGTCGCGATGAGCCTCTTCCTGTCGCGGTTGATTCTGGCGCACGTGCCGTTCTTCGGTCTCAAATTGTTCCGATTGGCGCTTGGCCTTGCACTGGCGATGGTGCCAGTCGCGCTGGGTGTGCTGATCTGCCTGGGGTATGAGTACACCGCGCTACGCCTGAGTGGCCGATTCATCACGACACTTTATCTATTCGGTGCCTGGATTCTGGTCGAGGCGACTGTCGTGCGCGGATTGGCTGTTGCCGCACGTCGACTGGCCTATCGTCGTGCTATCGCGCGGCGACGTGCCCAGGTACAGGAAGGTGCGGAAGGTGGCGTGGAAGTGGTGGAAGAGCCACCGCTGGACATGGAGCAGGTCAACTCCCAGTCGCTACGACTGTCGAAGTTGATTCTCGTCATCAGCTTCCTGTTCATCTTCTATGTCGTGTGGGCAGACCTGCTCAACGTACTGAGCTATCTCGACAGTGTTGTCGTCTGGGATATCGCGGCCTCGGTTGAAGGTGATCCAGCGACCCCTATCTCGCTGGCGGACTTGATTGCCGCGATGGTCACTCTCGCCGTGGCGGTGATGATGGCGCGCAACCTGCCGGGCCTGTTGGAAGTGTCGATCCTGTCCCGCCTGGAGCTCAAGCAGGGCTCCAGCTACGCGATCACTTCACTGCTGTCCTACGTGATCATGGCGACCGGTTTCGTGATGACACTCGGCAGCATGGGGGTCAGTTGGGACAAGCTGCAGTGGTTGGTTGCGGCATTGGGTGTCGGGTTGGGCTTCGGGTTGCAGGAGATATTTGCCAACTTCATCTCGGGTTTGATCATCCTGTTCGAGCGTCCGGTGCGTATCGGCGACACCATCACGGTCGGTAACCTGCATGGGACGATCAATCGTATCCGGATTCGCGCGACGACGGTGACGGATTTCGACCGCAAGGAAATCATCATCCCCAACAAGGTGTTCGTCACCGATCAGCTGATCAACTGGTCGTTGTCTGACAACGTCACGCGGGTGGTGCTCAACTTCGGTGTCGCGCATGGCAGTGATCTGGATCTGGCACATCGACTGTTGCTGCAGGCCGCTCAGGAGAACAAGCGGGTGCTCAAGGATCCAGAGCCGTTGGTGTTCTGCCTGACGTACAACAAGGACAACTTCGGCTTTGAGTTGCGCATCTACGTCAATGATCTTACCGATCGCCTGTACGCGACCGATGAGATCAATCGATTGGTCGATGCACGCTTCCGCGAGCATGGCATCAAGGTTGCCTTCCAGCAGATGGATGTCTGGCTGCATCGTCAGGACGGCACCGAGCGGCTGGTAGAACAGCGCGATATGCTGCCGCAGATGCAGCGGCCTGCCAGCGGTTCGCCAGAGAGCAGTGAGCACCTTGAAGGCGGTGCCTTGATCGCACGCCGCAAGCCGACCAACGATGCATTGGCAGGTCGTGAGGATGCCGGGCTACGTGAGTCGACGCCAGATGCAGAGGATGGCGGCGACGGAGGCGGTGGTGATGCCGGAGGGCGCTAG
- a CDS encoding YqjK-like family protein, which yields MSPSGQSALQRDPQLSVSHQARGGSSHPRDVRRAELEARITQQRLDVSHAMRDLETATAPIDRGWAKIQQYRGPLVLIGGLVAARGGFKPKKGLSLVKRGLMGWVMIRRLRVLFNK from the coding sequence ATGAGTCCTTCAGGACAGTCAGCCTTGCAACGTGATCCCCAATTATCCGTTTCTCACCAGGCTCGCGGGGGATCATCGCATCCTCGCGATGTCCGCCGCGCTGAACTCGAAGCACGCATCACGCAACAACGCCTCGATGTCAGCCATGCCATGCGGGATCTCGAGACTGCCACGGCGCCGATTGATCGTGGTTGGGCCAAGATTCAGCAATATCGTGGGCCGCTGGTACTGATCGGTGGTCTGGTGGCAGCGCGCGGTGGCTTCAAGCCCAAGAAGGGCTTGAGCCTGGTGAAGCGCGGCTTGATGGGTTGGGTGATGATTCGGCGCCTTCGGGTGCTGTTCAACAAGTAG
- a CDS encoding phage holin family protein, translating into MQEQGPVERVLGAIRRLTASLVESGETRLRLAVLELEEERERLFVLLLLSGIALMLICFGIGLAILLVVAAYWDTHRLLAIALCSGTLLILGGLIAWRIKAIASRRSLLRSTLSHLSTDSENLKGVRTEALARQRQREHN; encoded by the coding sequence ATGCAGGAACAAGGGCCGGTTGAACGCGTACTTGGCGCTATCCGCCGCCTGACAGCAAGCCTTGTGGAAAGCGGCGAGACGCGATTGCGTCTCGCCGTGCTGGAGCTGGAGGAAGAACGCGAGCGGTTGTTCGTGCTCCTGCTGCTGTCTGGAATCGCCTTGATGCTGATCTGTTTCGGCATCGGCCTGGCCATCTTATTGGTGGTTGCGGCGTATTGGGACACTCATCGGCTGCTCGCCATCGCCCTTTGCAGCGGTACGCTGCTGATACTGGGAGGATTGATCGCCTGGCGCATCAAGGCCATCGCTTCACGGCGTAGCCTGTTGCGCTCGACACTCAGCCACCTGAGTACTGACAGCGAAAACCTCAAGGGCGTACGTACTGAAGCACTGGCTCGCCAGCGTCAGCGCGAGCACAACTGA
- a CDS encoding phospholipase A has product MPFRLISTGFRPATVCLSGLLATALMTFSASSSAAVPYSMDSQGRMVLANGQRFTPQELGLTPAQARAGAKENSTRRMPTYSPPPPKKSKAAEPSLVSADESDADGIQTDGTQAEGTQTEDSMAQLRAQERLSLEDNAENNPLAITAYKRNYLLPWAYNSTPNAEDFDAVTKEGDVDNSEVKYQISFKVQLMNDIFKDNGDIFFAYTQRSWWQAYNSDASSPFRETNYEPEAFIQFDNKLELLGWTNTRNRLGFAHQSNGRSDPLSRSWNRVYADMMFQNGDWAVAITPHWRIPEDSDDDDNPDLDDYIGYGDITLGYTTDQHEITWMVRGNPSKGNFGNQVDYSFPMFGKVRGYVQYYHGYGESLIDYDHSVNRFGLGFSINTFFAGLPET; this is encoded by the coding sequence ATGCCTTTCCGTCTCATCTCTACCGGATTCCGGCCAGCGACCGTGTGCCTATCCGGTTTGCTGGCGACGGCCCTGATGACCTTCTCGGCGTCATCCAGCGCTGCCGTGCCCTACTCCATGGACTCCCAGGGTCGCATGGTGCTGGCCAACGGCCAGCGCTTCACTCCCCAAGAACTGGGACTGACCCCCGCACAGGCACGTGCTGGCGCCAAGGAAAACAGTACGCGACGCATGCCAACCTATTCGCCGCCGCCTCCCAAGAAAAGCAAGGCGGCAGAACCAAGCCTCGTCTCTGCAGATGAGAGCGACGCTGATGGCATTCAAACGGATGGCACGCAAGCGGAGGGTACTCAGACAGAAGACAGCATGGCCCAGTTGCGCGCACAGGAGCGGCTGTCTCTTGAAGACAATGCCGAGAACAACCCGTTGGCCATCACGGCGTACAAGCGCAACTACCTGCTGCCATGGGCCTACAACTCCACACCCAATGCTGAAGACTTCGATGCGGTGACGAAAGAAGGTGATGTAGACAACTCGGAAGTGAAGTATCAGATCAGCTTCAAGGTCCAGCTGATGAACGATATCTTCAAGGACAACGGAGATATCTTCTTTGCCTATACCCAGCGCAGTTGGTGGCAAGCATACAATTCCGATGCATCATCTCCGTTCCGCGAGACCAACTACGAGCCGGAAGCCTTCATTCAGTTCGACAACAAACTGGAACTGCTGGGCTGGACCAATACGCGCAACCGTCTTGGCTTCGCGCATCAGTCCAACGGGCGTTCTGATCCGCTGTCACGCAGCTGGAACCGTGTCTACGCTGACATGATGTTCCAGAATGGCGACTGGGCCGTTGCCATCACACCGCACTGGCGCATACCGGAAGATTCCGACGACGATGACAACCCGGATCTCGACGATTACATCGGTTACGGTGACATCACTCTGGGTTACACCACGGATCAGCACGAAATCACCTGGATGGTGCGCGGCAACCCCTCCAAGGGCAACTTCGGCAATCAGGTGGATTACTCCTTCCCGATGTTCGGCAAGGTCCGTGGCTACGTGCAGTACTACCACGGCTATGGCGAGAGCCTGATCGACTACGATCACAGCGTTAACCGCTTTGGTCTCGGCTTCTCGATCAATACCTTCTTCGCGGGTCTGCCGGAAACCTGA
- a CDS encoding sensor histidine kinase, translated as MSDADNSTDTIGECSASMAIRPISLYRRLLSWLLIPLLALGTVLLVQAFLSARDAADRAYDRLLEASLVTIAEQVKWQDGQLWLDLPPAALEMLATDAQERVFYSLVDAEGKQVTGNTRLPDANTLANGPQNSQEVPGRSGELAFRDIAWQGQALRLGSLDTRLGGWGEDPRHGQRFSIRVAHTREGREMLTRELFSGSLIRIAGMAVLALLVVLIGVRLALSPLIRLRRAIRERDPRSLAPLNLSLPRELEELRNTLNELLARMRRVRANQERFIGDASHQLRTPLAGLSAHAELALRNDDPVAWHAALKQMQATASHTAHLASQLLSLTRLNNPEVQPERVPLELAALARATVSRHFLRCDRAGVDLGLEISPEIDNTAWTLGVAWQLEEALANLIDNACKHGAHIVTLTLTRVAVTADDGAPESLPGRLILSVEDDGPGIQAERRLLVLRPFHRHAQPDSEPSPDKREGAGLGLAIVDGIARHHDARLTLSDASIHINNTRTHPGANADARAGTEASITETPRRGLRVSLHLEPCPPPASDSLEGDSAC; from the coding sequence GTGAGCGATGCTGACAACTCGACAGACACCATCGGAGAGTGCTCCGCGTCGATGGCGATCAGGCCCATCAGCCTTTACCGGCGCTTACTGAGCTGGCTGCTCATCCCGCTATTGGCGCTAGGCACCGTATTGCTGGTGCAGGCTTTTCTGTCGGCACGCGATGCAGCAGACCGCGCTTATGATCGTCTGCTGGAAGCATCGCTGGTCACCATCGCCGAACAGGTCAAATGGCAAGATGGCCAGCTATGGCTTGACCTCCCCCCGGCAGCGCTTGAGATGCTGGCCACCGATGCACAAGAACGTGTGTTCTACAGTCTGGTCGATGCCGAGGGCAAGCAGGTCACCGGCAACACGCGTCTACCGGATGCCAATACCCTCGCAAACGGCCCGCAAAACTCACAAGAGGTACCAGGACGCAGCGGCGAACTGGCCTTTCGTGATATCGCCTGGCAAGGGCAGGCACTGCGACTGGGCAGCCTCGATACTCGTCTCGGGGGCTGGGGGGAGGACCCTCGACATGGCCAGCGCTTCAGCATCCGGGTCGCCCACACGCGTGAAGGGCGCGAAATGCTGACGCGTGAATTGTTCAGCGGCTCGCTGATACGTATCGCTGGCATGGCCGTACTCGCGCTACTGGTGGTGTTGATCGGGGTACGTTTGGCACTGTCACCACTGATACGTCTCAGACGTGCTATCCGTGAGCGCGATCCTCGCAGTCTGGCGCCGCTCAATCTCTCGCTACCACGAGAACTGGAAGAACTTCGCAATACGCTCAATGAGCTGCTGGCACGGATGCGACGCGTACGTGCCAATCAGGAGCGCTTCATTGGTGACGCCTCGCATCAGCTGCGCACGCCGCTGGCCGGCCTCTCCGCGCATGCCGAACTCGCACTGCGCAACGATGACCCTGTTGCCTGGCACGCTGCGCTGAAGCAGATGCAAGCCACCGCCAGCCATACCGCGCATCTCGCCAGCCAACTGCTCTCGCTGACACGACTCAATAATCCTGAAGTACAGCCTGAGCGTGTACCACTGGAACTGGCCGCCCTTGCTCGCGCCACCGTCAGTCGTCATTTCCTGCGCTGTGATCGTGCGGGGGTCGATCTCGGACTGGAAATATCGCCCGAGATCGACAATACCGCCTGGACCCTCGGCGTGGCGTGGCAACTTGAGGAGGCGCTGGCCAACTTGATCGACAATGCCTGCAAGCATGGCGCGCATATCGTCACGCTGACGCTGACGCGAGTCGCTGTTACCGCTGATGACGGGGCACCTGAATCATTGCCGGGGCGCCTGATACTCAGCGTAGAAGATGATGGCCCCGGCATTCAGGCCGAACGTCGCCTACTGGTGCTACGTCCCTTCCATCGCCACGCCCAGCCGGACAGTGAACCAAGTCCTGACAAACGTGAGGGTGCCGGGCTGGGGCTAGCGATTGTCGACGGGATTGCCCGTCATCACGATGCACGCCTGACACTGAGCGATGCCAGCATTCATATCAATAATACCCGGACCCACCCCGGCGCCAATGCTGATGCTCGCGCAGGCACTGAGGCAAGCATCACGGAAACGCCGCGGCGTGGACTGCGCGTCAGTCTGCATCTTGAACCCTGCCCGCCACCGGCCAGTGATAGCCTCGAAGGAGACTCTGCATGCTAG
- a CDS encoding DUF883 family protein, giving the protein MAMQKIGDHSTSATSANTEQLKDDLRHLSQTVEDLLQASADDSRESMKEVRARAETRLQATRARLSEQGDRIAASARQSADCADRYVHDNPWTSIGIGAAAGVVFGILLGRR; this is encoded by the coding sequence ATGGCTATGCAAAAGATCGGTGATCACTCTACGTCAGCTACCAGCGCCAACACTGAACAGCTGAAAGACGACCTGCGCCACCTGTCCCAGACCGTCGAGGACCTGCTGCAGGCCTCCGCCGATGACTCCCGCGAGAGCATGAAAGAAGTGCGTGCCCGCGCTGAAACCCGTCTGCAAGCGACCCGCGCTCGCCTGAGCGAGCAAGGTGATCGCATCGCGGCAAGCGCCCGTCAGTCCGCTGACTGTGCCGATCGTTATGTCCACGACAACCCGTGGACCAGCATCGGCATCGGCGCCGCCGCTGGCGTTGTCTTCGGCATTCTGCTCGGCCGCCGCTGA
- a CDS encoding ABC transporter substrate-binding protein gives MLATHCWRSKALRSPLLMSTLWLASLLLASLTLTSAAYATEVQPDVDLQSDEHQTLWLRNGQPLNERKTRVNVTDGDAASGMTSDAITATANSAELEIHAALDLPEIRSLLIRYSRKHPDLLIHYVNRSALLLEAQYLEAPLKTRADLMISSAMGLQYRLANQGHARALDAPNLAKWPDNSRWRNELYAVSFEPIVMVARRDAMKRLADLEGLRNPRDILRSHRDLWHLLETRRDMLRGRIITYDPRTSGSGFTYAVSDARQSPRYWTLVRAMGQADARLVNTTGAMLKALAENKVDIAYNLVGPYAVTFARTHPELEVIVPEDYVLIQRRLAFVPRQAPHPEAGEAFLDWWLSPEGQQSVASESELGALHPEARGEGSAHDLRERLGDALRPIEIGPGLLATLDRLKQASFLSRWTLELQAPPPVTQKQ, from the coding sequence ATGCTAGCCACTCATTGCTGGCGCTCTAAGGCACTGCGTTCACCTCTGCTGATGTCAACACTGTGGCTAGCGAGCTTGCTGCTAGCGAGTCTGACATTGACATCCGCGGCTTACGCGACGGAGGTACAGCCTGATGTCGATCTGCAAAGTGATGAGCATCAGACACTGTGGCTGCGGAATGGCCAACCGCTGAATGAGCGCAAAACGCGGGTGAACGTGACAGATGGCGACGCGGCATCTGGAATGACATCCGATGCGATAACAGCGACGGCCAATAGCGCCGAACTCGAGATTCATGCCGCGCTGGACCTACCCGAGATACGCTCGCTGCTGATCCGCTACAGCCGTAAGCATCCAGACCTGCTCATACATTACGTCAATCGTTCTGCCCTATTGCTGGAGGCGCAATATCTGGAGGCACCGCTCAAGACACGCGCAGACCTGATGATTTCCTCCGCCATGGGGCTGCAATACCGACTGGCCAACCAGGGCCACGCCCGAGCACTGGATGCCCCGAATCTAGCAAAATGGCCCGACAACTCACGTTGGCGAAACGAGCTGTACGCCGTGAGTTTTGAGCCTATCGTGATGGTGGCACGGCGTGATGCCATGAAGCGGCTGGCAGACCTCGAGGGTCTGCGCAATCCTCGCGATATTCTACGCAGCCACCGTGATCTCTGGCACCTGCTGGAGACACGCCGCGACATGCTGCGCGGGCGCATCATCACCTATGACCCGCGTACCAGCGGCTCAGGATTCACCTATGCAGTCTCCGACGCCCGTCAGTCACCACGTTACTGGACACTTGTGCGCGCCATGGGGCAAGCCGACGCTCGGCTCGTCAACACCACCGGCGCGATGCTGAAAGCACTGGCCGAGAACAAGGTGGACATCGCTTACAACCTCGTCGGCCCCTATGCCGTGACCTTCGCGCGCACGCATCCTGAACTTGAGGTGATCGTGCCGGAAGACTATGTGTTGATTCAGCGCCGATTGGCTTTTGTTCCCCGCCAGGCACCTCACCCTGAGGCAGGCGAGGCCTTTCTCGACTGGTGGCTAAGCCCAGAGGGCCAGCAAAGCGTCGCGAGCGAAAGCGAACTAGGTGCCCTGCATCCTGAAGCCCGCGGCGAAGGCAGCGCCCATGATCTTCGTGAACGACTTGGCGATGCACTGCGACCGATCGAAATCGGCCCCGGCCTGCTCGCGACGCTCGACCGCCTCAAGCAAGCCAGCTTCTTGAGCCGCTGGACCCTGGAACTACAGGCACCACCCCCTGTGACGCAGAAGCAGTAA